From one Campylobacter suis genomic stretch:
- the murD gene encoding UDP-N-acetylmuramoyl-L-alanine--D-glutamate ligase, translating into MKKSLFGYGGTIKAIAKSGGWDIYDDKFSEISTDEFGNTLLPVSEFKAENSKLEITTPGIAPSHELIKKAKNLISEYDYFYEKYAKNLPFCIWISGTNGKTTTTKMMQHLLEKQGSAMGGNVGTPLAKLDPQAKIWILETSSFTMHYSNTAKPDIYVLLPITPDHLSWHGDFNEYEKAKLKPLGMMSENGVAIVPKAYEKTPTKACVISYENEADLAKFCGADESEIAFKTPFLMDALLALAVEKILLDKCDVGALHSFVIEPNKLEEFSDKFGRVWVNDTKATNIDASIQAIKRYANKSIHLILGGDDKGVDMSPVFDSLEGLDVRVYAIGSNAQKLATLSEKFGIKCVKCDILQNAVNEISKSLKNDEVALLSPACASLDQFKSYAERGDKFKEFVAQL; encoded by the coding sequence ATGAAAAAAAGCTTATTTGGCTATGGCGGCACGATAAAAGCCATCGCAAAAAGCGGTGGCTGGGACATTTATGATGATAAATTTAGCGAGATTTCTACCGATGAGTTTGGCAACACACTTTTGCCAGTAAGCGAGTTTAAGGCAGAAAACTCAAAGCTTGAGATTACAACGCCCGGCATCGCACCAAGCCATGAGCTTATCAAAAAAGCTAAAAATTTGATAAGCGAATATGACTATTTTTATGAAAAATACGCTAAAAATTTACCCTTTTGTATCTGGATAAGTGGCACAAATGGTAAGACCACGACTACAAAAATGATGCAGCATCTGCTTGAAAAACAAGGCTCTGCAATGGGTGGAAATGTCGGCACGCCACTAGCCAAGCTTGACCCACAAGCAAAAATTTGGATACTAGAAACTAGCTCATTTACTATGCACTACTCAAACACCGCAAAGCCTGATATTTACGTGCTTTTGCCTATCACGCCAGATCATCTTAGCTGGCATGGCGATTTTAATGAGTATGAAAAAGCAAAGCTAAAGCCACTTGGTATGATGAGCGAAAACGGCGTGGCTATCGTACCAAAAGCATACGAAAAAACGCCTACAAAAGCCTGTGTGATAAGCTATGAAAATGAAGCGGATTTGGCTAAATTTTGTGGTGCAGATGAGAGCGAGATAGCTTTTAAAACGCCGTTTTTAATGGACGCTCTTTTAGCTCTTGCGGTGGAGAAAATTTTACTAGATAAGTGCGATGTTGGCGCTTTACATAGCTTTGTTATCGAGCCAAATAAGCTTGAAGAGTTTAGCGATAAATTTGGGCGAGTTTGGGTAAATGACACGAAGGCTACAAACATCGACGCGAGTATCCAGGCGATAAAAAGATACGCAAATAAAAGCATTCATCTCATCTTGGGTGGCGATGATAAGGGCGTGGATATGAGTCCGGTTTTTGATAGCCTTGAAGGGCTTGATGTGCGAGTGTATGCGATTGGCTCAAATGCTCAAAAACTAGCTACTTTAAGTGAGAAATTTGGCATAAAGTGCGTTAAATGCGATATTTTACAAAATGCCGTAAATGAAATTTCAAAATCGCTTAAAAATGATGAAGTAGCACTTCTTAGCCCGGCCTGTGCAAGTTTGGATCAGTTTAAAAGCTATGCCGAACGAGGTGATAAATTTAAGGAATTTGTGGCACAACTTTGA
- the mraY gene encoding phospho-N-acetylmuramoyl-pentapeptide-transferase, which translates to MFSYFGLNLFQYITVRAGFAFFIAFSLTIYLMPKFIRWAKAKNANQPIYELAPQTHQQKGKTPTMGGVVFVMTAVISSILCAKLDNGYVLIGILTLVLFCFIGLLDDYSKIVGKKNHAGLSPKAKMILLSLFSVVVCASLYFFTSLGGEIFLPFYKFPIVNLGFFAIFFWILVIVASSNSVNLTDGLDGLAAVPAIFSLLTLGVFAYLSGHAVFSSYLFLPKVLQLGEVIIIAAALVGSLMGFLWFNCYPAQVFMGDSGSLSIGAFIGYMGIVSKNEFLLLLVGFVFVVETLSVILQTTSYKYRNKKRIFLMAPIHHHFEMKGWAENKIIIRFWIIALLANLVALIALKLR; encoded by the coding sequence TTGTTTTCGTATTTTGGGCTTAATCTTTTTCAATACATTACCGTTCGTGCTGGCTTTGCGTTTTTTATTGCGTTTTCACTTACAATTTATCTTATGCCAAAATTTATACGCTGGGCAAAGGCAAAAAACGCCAATCAACCAATCTATGAACTAGCTCCGCAAACTCACCAACAAAAGGGCAAAACACCCACAATGGGTGGCGTTGTATTTGTCATGACAGCCGTGATCTCAAGCATTCTTTGTGCAAAGCTTGATAATGGCTATGTTTTGATAGGAATTTTAACGCTTGTGCTGTTTTGTTTTATCGGGCTTTTGGATGATTACTCAAAGATAGTAGGCAAAAAAAACCACGCAGGACTCAGCCCCAAAGCCAAAATGATACTTCTTAGCCTTTTTTCAGTAGTCGTGTGTGCTTCGCTTTATTTTTTCACTTCACTTGGTGGGGAAATTTTCTTACCGTTTTATAAATTTCCCATTGTAAATTTGGGCTTTTTTGCTATATTTTTTTGGATTTTAGTTATTGTAGCGAGTTCAAATTCTGTAAACTTAACAGACGGACTTGATGGACTTGCTGCTGTTCCAGCGATATTTTCACTCCTTACTTTGGGCGTTTTTGCCTATCTTAGTGGGCACGCAGTTTTTAGCTCCTATCTATTTTTGCCAAAAGTTTTACAGCTTGGTGAAGTGATTATCATCGCCGCGGCACTTGTTGGCTCTTTGATGGGGTTTTTATGGTTTAACTGCTATCCTGCTCAAGTTTTTATGGGAGATAGTGGAAGTCTTAGTATAGGTGCTTTCATAGGGTATATGGGCATTGTTAGTAAAAATGAATTTTTACTCCTACTAGTTGGTTTTGTCTTTGTTGTAGAAACTCTTAGCGTGATACTTCAGACCACAAGCTACAAATACCGAAACAAAAAGCGTATATTTTTAATGGCGCCGATCCATCATCATTTTGAGATGAAAGGCTGGGCGGAAAATAAGATAATCATTCGCTTTTGGATCATCGCACTTTTGGCAAATTTAGTCGCACTCATTGCGTTAAAGCTAAGATAA
- a CDS encoding phage integrase central domain-containing protein, producing the protein MKTFFLKLADEKVYKLDEFRDSIYGVSEARKDALKILKELASGKDLDTIKGKSNKYKFKSLFQTYLDGKISKGLNPSYTDKIKGHFAHYILPKIGEIDAKDIKYSTLRDILVPIFNPNNPAQSRLRTIHEIITHLHAIFSIAIKDDYIAKDPKFWLIR; encoded by the coding sequence ATGAAAACATTTTTTCTAAAACTAGCTGATGAGAAGGTTTATAAGCTTGATGAATTTAGAGATAGCATTTACGGCGTTAGCGAAGCTAGAAAAGATGCTTTAAAAATATTAAAAGAGCTTGCAAGTGGTAAAGATTTAGATACTATCAAGGGTAAAAGCAACAAATATAAATTCAAAAGCTTGTTTCAAACCTATCTTGATGGCAAAATTTCAAAAGGTTTAAACCCTAGTTACACAGACAAAATCAAAGGGCATTTTGCCCATTATATCTTGCCAAAAATAGGCGAAATAGATGCAAAGGACATAAAATATAGCACTTTGCGTGATATATTAGTGCCAATTTTCAATCCAAACAACCCTGCTCAGTCAAGACTTCGCACGATACACGAGATCATCACGCATCTACACGCCATATTTAGCATAGCTATCAAAGATGATTATATAGCAAAAGATCCAAAGTTTTGGCTTATCAGATGA
- a CDS encoding Arm DNA-binding domain-containing protein, whose amino-acid sequence MQSKDKRYKKAVGNPKELYIYINPNGIKSFFIKYYNKILKLKEFRDGIYGVVEARKEANKLIKELESGKNMDQIKGGDEKYIFKNLFSAYTLKLLAKGDTQDYVKRACRTNDKYFMPKLANKDVKDIKYSELYEICNSIFNPDNPTKSRLETLHRSIKHVENALQIAVKDRYLEYN is encoded by the coding sequence TTGCAATCAAAAGACAAGCGATATAAAAAAGCCGTGGGTAACCCAAAGGAGCTATATATCTATATTAACCCAAATGGCATAAAGAGTTTTTTTATAAAATATTATAACAAAATCCTAAAGCTAAAAGAGTTTAGGGATGGCATATATGGCGTAGTAGAAGCACGCAAAGAAGCAAATAAACTAATAAAAGAGCTTGAAAGTGGTAAGAATATGGATCAGATTAAAGGAGGGGATGAGAAATATATTTTTAAAAATTTATTCAGTGCTTATACTCTAAAGCTTCTTGCTAAGGGCGATACACAAGACTATGTTAAAAGAGCTTGCAGAACAAATGATAAATACTTCATGCCAAAGCTTGCCAATAAAGATGTCAAGGATATAAAATACAGTGAGCTATATGAAATTTGTAACTCTATCTTTAATCCAGACAACCCAACCAAAAGCAGACTTGAAACATTGCATAGATCGATCAAACACGTTGAAAATGCTTTGCAAATTGCTGTAAAAGATAGATATTTAGAGTATAACTAA
- a CDS encoding cysteine hydrolase family protein — protein sequence MKDTALVIIDIQNDYFQGGKSELYEPIKAAQNAKALLEKFRQLDAPIFHVQHIFEGENAPFFAPNTNGVQIHELLTPKDGEFVVIKHFPDAFLNTELGYELERLDIKNLVICGMMSHMCIDTSVRSAVAKGFSVSLAHDACTTKELEFNGTKIDANTAHIAFMAAMNGIFADVKTTDEILKNL from the coding sequence ATGAAAGATACAGCACTTGTAATAATAGACATACAAAATGACTATTTTCAAGGCGGCAAATCCGAGCTTTACGAGCCGATAAAGGCAGCACAAAATGCAAAAGCTTTGCTTGAAAAATTTAGACAGCTAGATGCGCCGATTTTTCATGTTCAGCATATTTTTGAGGGCGAAAATGCTCCATTTTTCGCACCAAATACAAACGGCGTGCAAATACATGAGCTATTAACGCCAAAAGATGGCGAATTTGTAGTTATAAAGCATTTTCCAGACGCATTTTTAAACACTGAACTAGGATATGAGCTAGAACGCTTAGATATTAAAAATCTCGTAATTTGCGGCATGATGAGTCACATGTGTATAGATACTAGCGTGCGTTCAGCCGTTGCAAAGGGCTTTAGCGTGAGTCTGGCTCATGATGCTTGCACCACAAAAGAGCTTGAGTTTAACGGCACAAAGATAGACGCAAATACCGCTCACATAGCATTTATGGCTGCGATGAATGGAATTTTTGCGGATGTAAAAACAACCGATGAAATTTTAAAAAATTTGTAA
- the gpmI gene encoding 2,3-bisphosphoglycerate-independent phosphoglycerate mutase: MAQKTILVITDGIGHNESENFNAFAAAKKPTYEWLIKNTPNTLIKTSGLAVGLPDGQMGNSEVGHMSIGSGRVLYQNLVKIDLAFQNGDFKTDENLCKMFKTCKSIHIIGLYSDGGVHSHLDHFHAMYDLALQNGCDAHAHIITDGRDVSPKSAFEFVKSAEQKMKISTICGRFYAMDRDNRFERVKAAYDAYFGVLEPLSKKPSEYINSRYENDELDEFIEPACFGDFKGIGKDDGVIFINFRNDRMRELVSAFGGESFSEFERKFVVKNLITMTEYDAKFTYPVLIPKENLQNTLANVIAKAGKTQFHTAETEKYAHVTFFFNGGVEEAELNETHILVPSPKVKTYDEKPQMSAYEVCEAVLKAMEAGYDFIVVNFANGDMVGHTGDFDAAVSAVEAVDECLGKIINKAKEKNYAYIQTSDHGNCEAMRDESGEMLTNHTTFDVYCFVMADGVSELKSGMGLSNIAASVLKCMGLEKPSEMNEAIF, translated from the coding sequence ATGGCACAAAAAACCATACTTGTGATAACTGATGGCATAGGACACAACGAAAGTGAAAATTTCAACGCATTTGCCGCAGCTAAAAAGCCAACTTATGAGTGGCTGATTAAAAACACGCCAAATACTTTGATAAAGACTTCTGGACTTGCCGTGGGTTTGCCAGATGGACAAATGGGCAACTCAGAAGTAGGACATATGAGTATCGGAAGTGGGCGAGTTTTATATCAAAATTTGGTAAAAATTGACTTAGCTTTTCAAAATGGCGACTTTAAAACCGATGAAAATTTATGCAAAATGTTTAAAACTTGTAAGAGTATTCACATCATCGGGCTTTACTCAGACGGCGGAGTGCATTCGCACCTTGACCACTTTCACGCTATGTATGATTTAGCCCTGCAAAATGGCTGTGACGCACACGCTCACATCATCACAGATGGTCGCGATGTATCGCCAAAATCAGCCTTTGAGTTTGTAAAATCAGCCGAGCAAAAGATGAAAATTTCAACCATTTGCGGTCGCTTTTATGCTATGGATAGGGATAATCGCTTTGAGAGAGTAAAAGCGGCGTATGACGCGTATTTTGGGGTGTTAGAGCCACTTAGCAAAAAGCCAAGCGAGTACATAAACTCACGCTATGAAAATGATGAGCTTGATGAGTTTATAGAGCCTGCTTGTTTTGGTGATTTTAAGGGCATTGGCAAAGATGATGGCGTGATATTTATAAATTTTAGAAATGATCGTATGCGTGAGCTTGTGAGTGCGTTTGGGGGTGAGAGTTTTAGCGAGTTTGAGCGAAAATTTGTAGTTAAAAATCTAATCACTATGACAGAGTATGACGCGAAATTTACCTATCCAGTTTTAATCCCAAAAGAAAATTTGCAAAACACCCTTGCAAATGTCATCGCAAAGGCTGGTAAAACGCAGTTTCACACCGCAGAAACCGAAAAATACGCCCACGTGACATTTTTCTTTAACGGCGGAGTTGAGGAGGCGGAGCTAAACGAAACCCATATCCTAGTGCCAAGCCCAAAGGTAAAAACCTACGATGAAAAGCCACAAATGAGTGCTTATGAGGTGTGCGAGGCTGTGTTAAAGGCGATGGAGGCGGGATATGACTTTATCGTGGTAAATTTTGCAAACGGCGATATGGTAGGGCATACGGGCGATTTTGACGCGGCGGTTAGTGCGGTTGAGGCAGTTGATGAGTGCCTTGGCAAAATCATAAACAAAGCAAAAGAGAAAAACTACGCATATATCCAAACTAGCGATCACGGCAACTGCGAGGCTATGCGTGATGAGAGCGGTGAAATGCTGACAAATCACACGACTTTTGATGTGTATTGTTTCGTGATGGCTGATGGCGTGAGTGAGCTAAAAAGTGGCATGGGGCTTAGCAACATCGCAGCAAGCGTGCTAAAGTGCATGGGACTTGAAAAACCAAGCGAGATGAACGAAGCGATATTTTAA
- a CDS encoding ester cyclase, translated as MKKIFMSMVMLVALSPLFAQQSLQEQNKALVTEFWNKLFNEHKLEMIDKLIVDDYIQHNPFYKDGKQTIKDGLTGFFKEFPQSSAEIKRVTADGDLVYIHNHIKLHKDDRGQAAMDIFRVKDGKIVEHWDIIQDIPEKSENNNTMF; from the coding sequence ATGAAAAAAATTTTCATGAGCATGGTAATGTTGGTGGCACTTTCACCCCTTTTTGCACAACAAAGCTTGCAAGAGCAAAACAAAGCACTCGTGACTGAGTTTTGGAATAAGCTGTTTAACGAGCATAAGCTAGAAATGATAGATAAGCTCATCGTTGATGACTACATCCAGCACAACCCATTTTATAAAGATGGAAAGCAGACTATCAAGGACGGACTAACTGGCTTTTTTAAAGAATTTCCACAAAGTAGCGCCGAGATAAAACGCGTCACAGCAGATGGCGATCTAGTCTATATCCACAACCATATCAAGCTACATAAAGATGATCGCGGACAGGCTGCGATGGATATTTTCCGTGTAAAAGATGGCAAGATAGTAGAGCACTGGGACATCATCCAAGACATACCAGAAAAGAGCGAAAACAACAATACAATGTTTTAA